The following DNA comes from Methylophilus sp. 5.
TAAACATCAACCGCTGGCATGTGTTTGGCGGCTCCTGGGGCAGCACGCTGGCACTGGCTTATGCCAATAGCCATGCCGGGCGCGTGATCAGCTTGACCCTGCGCGGACTCTTTTTAAGCAGGCAGCATGAGATCGCCTGGTTTTTAGGCCAGGTTGCGCTATTTTTCCCGGAGGCCTGGCAACAACTGCTGGTGCCAGTGCCTGCCAGCCATCAGGAGAATGTCCTGGATTACTATGCAACCCTGGTGTTTGACGCCGATACATCCATCAGCGTACCGGCCGCCATTCGCTGGAACGCGTTTGAGTCGAGCATCATGAGCCTGATCCCCAAAGCAGACAGCAACGAGGTGAACGGCGCCGTAGAGTTGGCGCGTGCACGCGTACAAATTCATTATATTCAACACTTATGTTTTGTAGATGGCGAACAGATGTTACGCGAGGCCGCCAATCAGTTGCGCGCGATTCCAACCACCATCGTGCAGGGCCGTTATGACATGGTATGCCCGCCACAAACCGCGTGGGAGTTGAGCCAGGCCTTACCACAGGCGACATTGATCATGGTGCCAGACGCGGGCCATTCGGCCATGGAGCCTGGCACTTGCCAGGCCTTATTAAACGCCACCGAACAATACAAGCAACTTTAGCGCCTAACGACAAAGCCAGCGAAAGCGGAATCTATGCAGCCTGTGTTATGGATGACATTACACAAGCAGTGGCAAAGCCTGAGGCAACACATCTCGGCTTATAGCTACTGCACGCCGATGTTCGTGCTCAAAACAACCTGGCAGGGCGTGGCCAGGCACCGGTTGATGGGGTTATCGGCCGCGCTGTCTTTTTATGCACTGTTTGCATTGATCCCGTTGATCGTGCTGATTTTCTTTTTAATCAGCCACCTGGTCTATTCGTCTGATTACGCGATTGTGAAGCTGGCCATTTTAACCAGCAACCTGCTGCCTGAGTTTAGCCAGCGCATCATGATAGAAGTGTATGAAAACACGCGCACCAAAGCCGCCTGGGGCGCAGTTGGCTTTTTCGTCTTGCTGTGGACCATCACACCGCTGGCAGCACACATGCGCTCTAGCTTTCACCTGATTGCCAGCCGTAATGACGTTCCTTCTTTCTGGCATAAAAAAATACGCGACGTCGTGGCGGTGCTGGGGGTGTTGCTGGTCTTTTTTCTGTTTACCGCAGCAGGCTTCGTGCTCGAGTCGATGATCGTGTTTCTGGCCAATCATTTGCCATCGGCGTTGATTAATTATGTGGGCTCGCTGTTATCGCTCATGTTGACCACGCTACTGATCGCAGGCTTTTATCACACCTTTTGCCCGCTCAACGTGCATTGGCGCCACTTGCTACTCTCTGCCCTGCTCACGGCCACGGTATGGATGCTGATGCGGCCAGCCTTCGGCCTGTTTTTGAGCGTGAACAAAAATTTTGGCGCCGTATTTGGCAGCATGAAAGCGATGTTTGTCTCTATTAGCTGGCTATACCTTAACTTTGCAGTATTTTTAGTCGGCATTGAATTAATGGTCACACTCAGACAAAAAGATGTGCTGCTGCTAAAAGGCCTGTTTGAAGACATCCCCAACCAGCAGCACTATTTGCAGGCATTGATGGGGAAATACGGCAAAACCTATGCGCAAGGTAGCTATGTACTAAAAGAAGGCGATGCGAGCCACCATTACTATATGGTGGTTGATGGCACCTTGCATTTGACACAGCAACAAGCCGACGGCACAGAAAAAACACTGCGCATTTTGCAATATGGAGATTTTTTTGGCGATATTGCGCTGTTCTCGGCACAACCAGTGACGGCCAGCGCAGTCGTCGTGTCATCTGAAGCGGCAGTGATTGAAATTTATGCCGAGTGCATGGAAAACCTGTTACAAGAAGACCCGCATATTGCGGTGCGCCTGCTCAAACAACTGTCTCATCATGCACAGGTAAAAAATGCCTT
Coding sequences within:
- the pip gene encoding prolyl aminopeptidase, translating into MSTLCLYPECQPFTNTHIAVSPLHSIYVEQCGNPHGVPVIFLHGGPGSGCNPGQRRFFDPEHYHIILFDQRGCGRSQPPGETSNNTTADLVADIETIRQHLNINRWHVFGGSWGSTLALAYANSHAGRVISLTLRGLFLSRQHEIAWFLGQVALFFPEAWQQLLVPVPASHQENVLDYYATLVFDADTSISVPAAIRWNAFESSIMSLIPKADSNEVNGAVELARARVQIHYIQHLCFVDGEQMLREAANQLRAIPTTIVQGRYDMVCPPQTAWELSQALPQATLIMVPDAGHSAMEPGTCQALLNATEQYKQL
- a CDS encoding YhjD/YihY/BrkB family envelope integrity protein, with translation MQPVLWMTLHKQWQSLRQHISAYSYCTPMFVLKTTWQGVARHRLMGLSAALSFYALFALIPLIVLIFFLISHLVYSSDYAIVKLAILTSNLLPEFSQRIMIEVYENTRTKAAWGAVGFFVLLWTITPLAAHMRSSFHLIASRNDVPSFWHKKIRDVVAVLGVLLVFFLFTAAGFVLESMIVFLANHLPSALINYVGSLLSLMLTTLLIAGFYHTFCPLNVHWRHLLLSALLTATVWMLMRPAFGLFLSVNKNFGAVFGSMKAMFVSISWLYLNFAVFLVGIELMVTLRQKDVLLLKGLFEDIPNQQHYLQALMGKYGKTYAQGSYVLKEGDASHHYYMVVDGTLHLTQQQADGTEKTLRILQYGDFFGDIALFSAQPVTASAVVVSSEAAVIEIYAECMENLLQEDPHIAVRLLKQLSHHAQVKNALAPSKTA